CCAAGCTTAGCCTCCAGTTCTTCCCGATGCTGGGTTTCGTGATCTCCGCCGGGACGGCTATAATATGGTGGATAGGTGGAATCGAGGTTTTAAACGGGACTCTGACGCTCGGAACGCTCTCGGCGTTCATCTCGTATGTCAGCCAGTTCTACGGTCCGATATGGACGCTCGTAAGCATGGTCGAGCCCATGAAGAGGTCTAGCACGGCGGCTGAGAGGATCTACAACCTCATGCGTATGAGACCGGAGATAAGAGACGCCGAGGATAGCGTCGACCTGAAGATCAAGGGGAGGATAACCTTCGAGAACGTGTCCTTCGGCTATCTCCCCTACACATACATCCTGAAGAACATAAGCTTCGACATAAAACCCGGTGAGAAGATCGGTATAGTCGGGCCTACCGGAAGCGGAAAGACCACCTTGGCCAAGCTGATCCTGAGGTTCTACGACGTGGACGAGGGTAGGATACTCATAGACGGCGTCGACGTAAGACGGATAAAGCTTAGGAGCCTCAGGAAGCAGATCGGTTTGGTGAGCCAGGAGCCTAGGCTCTTCAACGATACGATAGCCAACAACATACGCTATGGTAAGCCCGACGCGTCGCTAGACGAGATAATAGCGGCTGCCAAGATCGCCGCTGCCCACGACTTTATACTTCAGAAACCTCTCTGCTACGATACCCCCTGCGGCGAAAGCGGAAGTAGGCTTTCAGGCGGCGAGAGGCAGAGGGTTGCCATAGCTAGAACCGTGATATCTGACCCTCAGATACTCGTCTTAGACGAGGCCACGAGTAGCGTCGATACCATCACGGAGGACGCTATAAAGAAGTCTCTCGACGAGATCGCTAAGGGACGTACGACGATCATAATAGCCCACAGGCTTAGCACGGTTAAGGACGCAGATAGGCTTATAGTCATAGACAAGGGCCGGCTTGTGGAGATGGGAACCCACGAGGAGCTGCTTCGGAAAGGTGGACTGTATGCTAAGCTCTGGAACACCCAGTTCCTAGAACAACCGGCTGAGGCTAAGGTGTAGCCGATATGACGAGCATAAGGGAGTTTGTCAAAACATCCCTCAGGTTCGCAGACCCGAGGAAGGTCAGGTTCGAGTACGATAGGTTCCATGATTCCTTAAACTTCTACGTCGACGGTATGGTCTATAAGAACGTTGAGCCGGTTAAGCCGTTTCCTCTCTCGGCACCCTACTACGTGATCCTAAGGGTCGAGCCGGGTAAGGACCTTTGCGTGATAAGGGATATCCGTGGGCTCGACGAGTCTTCGCGTAAAGCGTTGGAGTACGTCCTAGATAGGAAGTATTTCATACCCGTTATCCGTAGGGTTCTCGATATCACATACACTGGAGAGTTTTTCGTGTGTAAGGTTGAGACGGATAAGGGTGTTAGGACGTTTAAGTTACGCGGTAGGAGGCGAAGCGTCTTCAGGATGGATGATAAGATAGTGCTCTTCGATATGGACGAGAACATATACCTTATAGAAAGCTATGAGAAGCTGGATCCTAAAAGTAAGGAAGAGCTTATGAAGCTTCTCTAAACCCTTCTTTTGCTCAGTAACTTTTTAATCTATTCGCTCCAGTTTGATCGACGTGGAGCCTTTCGACTATAGACGCTACTATCGTCTCGTCGAGGAGAGTAGAAGACGGGTCGAGGCGGTCC
This DNA window, taken from Candidatus Bathyarchaeota archaeon, encodes the following:
- a CDS encoding DUF1854 domain-containing protein gives rise to the protein MTSIREFVKTSLRFADPRKVRFEYDRFHDSLNFYVDGMVYKNVEPVKPFPLSAPYYVILRVEPGKDLCVIRDIRGLDESSRKALEYVLDRKYFIPVIRRVLDITYTGEFFVCKVETDKGVRTFKLRGRRRSVFRMDDKIVLFDMDENIYLIESYEKLDPKSKEELMKLL